Below is a window of bacterium BMS3Abin11 DNA.
CTATGTGGTGAACGGCCAAAGCAACAGCAGCACCGTGTCGCAATACACCATCGGCACGGATGGCCACCTGACGGCCATGAACCCATCCTCCACAGTGGCAGCGGGTAAAAACTCATACGCTGTCACCACGACAGGAAGCTGGCAGTAAGAGGCATGGCGCGGGTCGATTAAACGGATGTAACGGACATTGTGATTGCTCGCCAATCAAGACCGGCGACTTAAAAAGGTGCCGGTCTTTTTAAGGATATTAATTGCTGTCCGGTTCTTTCTTTCCTGTGCAAAATTCAAATGTAATCTACAAGCATTTCTTCCGCCCAGCCAGGCAATGCTTTCAGCTGTTTTTGAAGTTGTCCGTTTTCTAACAATGCCACTGATAAAAATGGCAAGCTGTGCGATGAATTAGCATAAAATTTTGCGATATCAACTAACGGCAGGACTTCACGAAATATAGCCCACCGGTGTCGGACCAAGCTAACTTACTGAATACATAAAACTATTACCCCATAAACAGACCATTTCAAGCCTTTAAGTGTGGCTTTTTCCAGGCAAAATCACTGCTATAAGAAATATCAGGATCTTTCCGAGAGACGAAAGGGTCAGGTCTACACATTTCACAAAATGAGACTGAGATAGCCTAACAACCACATGAAGACTGACGGGGTGTAGTATCGGCATATTTTATCTTTTCTTGAAACCTTATTTCTGGTATAATTTGTTTATCAGTAGTTCACGCTACCCCGCAGCTTATGTGGAGCGTTGTCGAGGAGCAGCCACTGTTTGCTCGGCGCAAAGCGCCTCACAACCAGCGGATGGATCAGATGCCCTTCGGGCGCTCCTCATCAGCGGCGTTAGGCTGAAAAACAGGAGGTTACTGTGTTATCAAATAAAAGGGCTGTGATTACCGGTGGGAGTGCTGGTATTGGTTTTGGAATTGCTAATGCCTTTGCGCAAAACGGCGCAAGCATTTTTCTTGTGGCCAGAGACGAACGAAAGCTGGAGAAGTCAGCATCAACTCTCTCATCGCTTGGCGTGGATGTTAAATTTTTATCGGCGGATTTGTCGGATTCGCAGGCAGTCAATAAAACCGCTGAAGACATTCTCAATATCTGGCCGGGAATAGATGTATTGGTCAATAACGCAGGTATTGCACGTTTCAGCCCATTCATTGAGACAAATGAAGCCGATTTGGATCTGCACCTGAATTTGAATGTGAAAGCTCCATATATTCTAACGCAACTGCTTTTTGGCGCTCTTGCAGATAGAAAAGGCGCGGTGATAAATATCTCGTCCTACTTTTCACATCGGATGTTGCCAGGGAGACCGTCGACGGCGTATTCATTAACCAAGGGAGCAATAGACGCTTTTACCAAAGCGCTTGCCTTTGAAGCAGGGCCGCATGGAATACGAGTAAATGCAATCGCGCCGGGAACCGTGAATACACCGTTGGTACAGGCCAATGTCAACAGACTTACTGAAGAAGGCAAGACAAAATTTGCTGAAATGATCAAAACCATTTACCCTCTTGGCCGCATCGGCGAACCGGATGACGTTTCAGGGGCTGCCGTGTTCCTCGCGTCGGATCAAGCTCGTTGGATTACAGGAGCGATCTTGGCCGTTGATGGCGGATTGACCACGAATTGAAATGCCAAGTCAAATAATGGGCTATTACAGCGCACGCAAAGAGAAGCTCCTGAAGGATTTTGGCAGGACCTCTGCGTTGATAAATGCCTCGCTTGTCTCACGCTATGGCAAGGAATTCACCAACACGCTGCAGAGAGAGGTTCGCCAGGAATATGAGAAGCTCATCCCGGAGATTCCCTACATTAAAGGGAGACGAATTCGATTTTGGCATCAATTACCTTCAATGCGGCAATCACACCTTGATTAGAAAAATAAATTTGGAAACACCCCGAATATGCTAAAATAATTCCCGGAGCAGACCTGGCAACCCTCCACACAGCACATAGTATTGAGGGGGAGTACCGGTTTCAGATGGTAAAGACAAAAACATGGGCCATCCGGAGTGCCCGGGGTATCACCTCTTTTTTTGTTGCTTTGTGCTTTTACAGAATAAACAAGGAGTATGACCGCTATGAAAAAACTGGCAGCATTGATATTGGTTTTGCTGATCGCAGGAGCAATCTACTGGTGGAACCTGCCTGCTACAGTTAAGGGGCCTCACTCGGAGCAGGAGTTTGAGTATATCGTCAGAATTACCGGAAATGGCAGTTCATCCGATACATTGCCGATGATCATAACACTTCACGGCCAGGGAGATACTCCGAAGAAGTTTTTTGATACATTGCTGAATAAATTTGACCAGCCTGCACGTTTTGTTGTCTTGAAGGGCATCATGGATTTCCCCGGCGGGAGATGGGGTGGACGCGGATGGCCAATGGACGCCAACGGCCTGCGCAAATGCGGTAACGCCCTTGCGGATGCAGTACCGGTATTTCTGGAACGTTTCCCCACAAAGGGCAAACCCATCGTCCTCGGGTTTTCCAGTGGCGCCGGCATTGCGTATTACCTGGCTGCCTATCACGGGGAGCAGTTCTCATACTTATTTCCCCTCTCAGGCAGATTGCCCAATGGACTGATAACAGACAAAGCTGAATCTAATAGCGATGTGGCGAGGACAATAGCCTTCCACGGGAGAACGGACCAGGTGATCGGCTTTCGGCAGGGTGAACTTACGGTCCGGAATTTGAAGCAAGAGGGAATGGACGTGGATTTCATCACCTTTAACGGTGGACACCTTGGTATTTTTCAATCGGCCAAGCCTCTCGTGATGAAACAACTAAGCGATGCCGTTATGGAAATTACACCTTAGCCGTCAGCCTGGTAATACAGGTACCGGCCGGAGGAACGCTACAGATTTCTTAATATTTCAACATTAAACAGAACTCCTTTACGGGCTTTTCGCCCTTGAGTGCATTGAGGGGTCTACACGTTTCACAAAATGATACTGAGATAGCCTAAATGAAAAAACAAAATAGCAGTATTAAAGTATTATTAACACTGATTACAAGTGTTTTCTTGATGCAGTTACTTACCGGTTCAACATTCGGACAGGCACGCAGCAATAACTACGAGAGAATTACCATTGTCGGTGAAACTGCCAATAAAGGAGTATACGACCCCGCAATTGAATATAATCAAAATGGTTCCGTCGGATGGCTGGTATATTCAGCATTAGAATCTCCTAATGACAGAAGAAAACTACTTCCTATCCCCAAAACTATTGCTACTCATCTGGCTAAAAGCACGGATCATGGAAAAACATGGGAATTCATATCAGAGCTTAATTCCTCAGCCGAAGCCACCGTTACCATAAATGGAAAAACCATCAAAGGTGTTTGGTGGAATGAAGTTCCTACATTAGTGCATGATCCGGACGACCCGGGCAGAGAATGGAAACTTTTCTGGCACAAGTATTTTGCCATACCCAAGCCCTATTTCAGATTTCCCGTGCGTGCAAAAGGAAATCTTATCAGAGTTCCTCAATATATGTGGATTGCCTATAAATACGCCAAAACACCGGAAGAACTGGCTTCTGCAAAAGAGGTAATACTGTTCGGCGCTGGAAAGCTGCCTCTGGCGCCATATAAAGCAGAACATAATCTTAATGAGATTATATCCTGGCCTGAGGCTAAAGCATATTCCGAACCTGGTTCTTTGTATAATGACGGGGTTCTATATTTAAGTTTATCGGGATTCACGGGGCCGGATGTCAAGCATGATAAACTGTTTTTACTGGCTACGTTCGACCATGGAAGGACATGGAAATACGCGGGTAATCTTATAGATTATGACGATGCCGCCAATCTCGATTATATACGGCTCACCGGCTCAAGCCTGGTTGAAGAAAACGGCCGGTTTTTTTTATTGGTTTCTCCTGTCAAACTGGAAAACAATAAAGGCGTCCAGCTTGGGACGTATGTATTTGAATTTGAGGATATCTCAAAAGCAAAATTAAAAAGAGATAAAAAAGGAAAGTTGATTGTCTATAAATATCTCAAGCGAAGCCTGCCTGAAGAATTGAATTCCGGACAA
It encodes the following:
- the fabG_1 gene encoding 3-oxoacyl-[acyl-carrier-protein] reductase FabG; the protein is MLSNKRAVITGGSAGIGFGIANAFAQNGASIFLVARDERKLEKSASTLSSLGVDVKFLSADLSDSQAVNKTAEDILNIWPGIDVLVNNAGIARFSPFIETNEADLDLHLNLNVKAPYILTQLLFGALADRKGAVINISSYFSHRMLPGRPSTAYSLTKGAIDAFTKALAFEAGPHGIRVNAIAPGTVNTPLVQANVNRLTEEGKTKFAEMIKTIYPLGRIGEPDDVSGAAVFLASDQARWITGAILAVDGGLTTN
- a CDS encoding phospholipase/Carboxylesterase; protein product: MKKLAALILVLLIAGAIYWWNLPATVKGPHSEQEFEYIVRITGNGSSSDTLPMIITLHGQGDTPKKFFDTLLNKFDQPARFVVLKGIMDFPGGRWGGRGWPMDANGLRKCGNALADAVPVFLERFPTKGKPIVLGFSSGAGIAYYLAAYHGEQFSYLFPLSGRLPNGLITDKAESNSDVARTIAFHGRTDQVIGFRQGELTVRNLKQEGMDVDFITFNGGHLGIFQSAKPLVMKQLSDAVMEITP